In Desulfovulcanus ferrireducens, the genomic window AGGCCGATTTTAGTGGTTATTTTTTGTAGCCTTTGATCCAGTGGACGTCCGATAATAATTTCAATGGTGTAAAAAAGAATATGGCCTCCGTCCAAGACTGGAATAGGCAGAAGATTGAGTAAGCCCAGGTTGATACTGATTAATGCTGTTAAGGCCAGAACATTGATTAGACCTTGATGAGCCTGGTCGCTGACTAATTTTGCGATCATAATTGGCCCACCAATGGTATCCAAAGGAATAATACGCTCAATTAATTTGATCAGGCCTTCAAGGGTGAGTTTGATCAGAGTCCAGGTTTGAACAAGTCCTGTCCTGGCTGCTTCTGACCAGGAAAGAGGAATGGAAACGGTTCGTCCGGAGGCAGTAATGCCAATTTGCGGGACCAAAATCTTTTCCCCGAAAATATTGCGACGTTTGGTGATTTTGGGTTTGACCATTAGTTCAATCACGCCCTTGTCTCTCTGGACCTGCAGGCGCAGGGGGGCTCCCTTGCTTTGCCTGATGGCCTTAGCTAAATCGTCCCAATATTCAACTTCCTGGCCGTTTACTTTTAAGATCATATCTCCGGACTTAAGGCCTGCTACCTGAGCCGGACTATTTTCAGCTACCTGACCAACTTCAGGCAGAATTTGTATCTGACCGTTTGCCCAAAAAATTCCCCAATAAATGAGCCAGGCCAGAACAAAATTAAAGATAGGCCCGGCACTGACCACAAGAATTCTTTGCCAGGGGGAGCGGAGGGCAAAACTTTCACTGGTCTTAAATCCCGGGGGAAGCTCAGCTTCAGCTGTTTCGCCTACCAGGTGGACATAGCCTCCTAAAGGGACAGCAGACAGGCGATACTCGGTTTTGCCAGGCTTAAAGCCAAAAATACGGGGACCAAAACCCAAAGAAAAGGTGCTTACCCCGATGCCTAGCATTCTGGCTACTAAAAAATGGCCCAACTCATGGAAAAATATGAGGAGACCCAAGACTAAAATTATGGCAATAGCACTTTGGAGCATAACAATCATTTCCTTTTATTCAGAATTTAAATGAATTACTCTTAGGGTTCAAGTCACCATATTCTTTACAAGTTTACGGGTACGTAAATCTAAATCCATGATTCCCTGCAAAGAATCTATTTTTTGGCCTTGATGTTGATCCAAGGCCCTGGAGATAAGTTTTGGTATATGTAAGAATTCGATTTTTTCCTGTAAAAAAAGCTCTACAGCAACTTCATTGGCTGCGTTGAGCACGACAGCATAGCTTGGGCCGGCCATCAGGGCCTTTTTAGCCAGTCCAAGGCAGGGAAATAGATTTTCATCGGGCGGCTCAAAGGTCAGGGTGCCAATCTGGGCTAGATCCAGAGGCTGTAAATCAAGTCTTACGCGGTCTGGATACGCCAGACAATAGGCAATGGGTATTTGCATGTCAGGAATGCCCAAATGAGCCAGAAATGAACCATCTCTATAAGCTACCAGAGAATGGACAATGCTTTGGGGATGAACAAGGACATCGATTTGTTCCAAGTCTACACCAAAAAGATGATGTGCTTCAATGATTTCCAGTCCCTTGTTCATCATGGTAGCAGAATCTATGCTGATTTTAGCTCCCATGGACCAGTTGGGGTGGGCCAGGGCCTGTTTTTTTGTCACATTTTGTAAAAATTCTTTATTCTTTCCGCGAAAGGGGCCCCCGGAGGCAGTAAGAATAATTTTGTCCACTTCTTGGGTGGAGTGACCAGCCAGGGCTTGAAATATGGCATTGTGTTCAGAGTCAACAGGAAGGATGATGCACTGCGAAGTTTGACTTATTTTTCGAATTAAATTTCCGGCCAGGACCAGGGATTCCTTGTTAGCCAGAAGAATGACTTTTCCGGATTCTGCGGCAGCCATGGTTGGGGCAAGACCGGCAGCACCTACCATGGCTGAAAGCACAAAGTCTGCTTCAGGCAGTTTGGCTAATTGTACGTATCCATCCTGGCCACTTAAAATATGTGGATTATATTCCGGGGGAAGGAGTTCTTTAAGTTTTACGACCAGCTCATTATTTAAGACAGCAACATATTTGGGTCGAAACCTGCTGGCTTGCCTGGCTAAAAGTTCTATGTTTCTTGCTCCGGCCAGCCCAAGAACCTTAAAGGACTCATTATGCCTTTCTATGACCTTGAGAGTACTCGTACCTATGGATCCGGTTGACCCCAAGAGGACAACGGAACGGGGCCATGTGATTTTTTTTGCGGTTATGTCTAAAGAAGAAATGTAGTCTATCAATGTTTAATATCGAAAGTTATCAATTTTTTAATGTGTAAATTCTAAAACATGGGATAAATTTCTTGGCTGATGATATAAACTGGCAGTAAAAGTAACAAGCTGTCGATTCGATCCAGTATGCCACCATGACCGGGCAAAAGTCGACCGGAATCCTTAACTCTGGCCCAACGTTTTAGCGCCGATTCAAAAAAATCACCCAGTTGCGCAGCCAGGCTCAGGATAAACCCCAAGATCAAGTACGCCCACCATATATCTTTTCCCCATGTAAGCCCCAGGCCCAGGGTGATTAAAGTACATAAAATAAGTCCTCCTATGCTACCTAGCCAGGTTTTTTTGGGACTTATTTGGGGCCAGATCTTGCGTTTTCCTTTCCAGCTCCCCACATAGTAAGCTCCGGTGTCCGAAGCAAAAGTGGCCAATAGGACCAG contains:
- the rseP gene encoding RIP metalloprotease RseP; this encodes MLQSAIAIILVLGLLIFFHELGHFLVARMLGIGVSTFSLGFGPRIFGFKPGKTEYRLSAVPLGGYVHLVGETAEAELPPGFKTSESFALRSPWQRILVVSAGPIFNFVLAWLIYWGIFWANGQIQILPEVGQVAENSPAQVAGLKSGDMILKVNGQEVEYWDDLAKAIRQSKGAPLRLQVQRDKGVIELMVKPKITKRRNIFGEKILVPQIGITASGRTVSIPLSWSEAARTGLVQTWTLIKLTLEGLIKLIERIIPLDTIGGPIMIAKLVSDQAHQGLINVLALTALISINLGLLNLLPIPVLDGGHILFYTIEIIIGRPLDQRLQKITTKIGLSFLIALMGLAVVNDILRFFK
- a CDS encoding 1-deoxy-D-xylulose-5-phosphate reductoisomerase produces the protein MIDYISSLDITAKKITWPRSVVLLGSTGSIGTSTLKVIERHNESFKVLGLAGARNIELLARQASRFRPKYVAVLNNELVVKLKELLPPEYNPHILSGQDGYVQLAKLPEADFVLSAMVGAAGLAPTMAAAESGKVILLANKESLVLAGNLIRKISQTSQCIILPVDSEHNAIFQALAGHSTQEVDKIILTASGGPFRGKNKEFLQNVTKKQALAHPNWSMGAKISIDSATMMNKGLEIIEAHHLFGVDLEQIDVLVHPQSIVHSLVAYRDGSFLAHLGIPDMQIPIAYCLAYPDRVRLDLQPLDLAQIGTLTFEPPDENLFPCLGLAKKALMAGPSYAVVLNAANEVAVELFLQEKIEFLHIPKLISRALDQHQGQKIDSLQGIMDLDLRTRKLVKNMVT